A window of the Fuscovulum sp. genome harbors these coding sequences:
- a CDS encoding YdcF family protein: METAVFIIGKLVGAMLRIETWLVALAVLSLLAQVRGRPGLARALTGGLIAALVALAVFPIGAALLRPLEATFPANPPLAQVGGIILLGGAEDVAPSRQWGGAQLGAAGERLMAVAELARRFPEARVIVTGGGGRLRDAGGVALSEAQISAGFLERHGVAASRIMLEEQSRTTAENARRSIAGAPVAEGEVWVLVTSAFHMPRAMQSFQAAGWTGLVPFPVDYRSGPVIDGIGWDLARNLELLNIALREWVGRLAYRILQR, from the coding sequence ATGGAAACGGCGGTTTTCATCATCGGAAAGCTGGTCGGGGCGATGCTGCGGATCGAGACATGGCTGGTCGCGCTGGCCGTTCTGTCCCTGCTGGCGCAGGTCCGGGGCAGGCCGGGGCTGGCCCGCGCGCTGACGGGCGGGCTGATTGCCGCGCTGGTGGCACTTGCGGTGTTTCCCATCGGTGCGGCCTTGTTGCGGCCATTGGAGGCCACGTTTCCCGCCAACCCGCCGCTGGCGCAGGTGGGGGGGATCATCCTGCTTGGCGGGGCCGAGGATGTGGCACCCAGCCGCCAATGGGGCGGGGCGCAACTGGGCGCGGCGGGCGAGCGGCTGATGGCGGTGGCCGAACTGGCGCGGCGGTTTCCCGAAGCGCGGGTCATCGTAACCGGCGGCGGCGGCAGGTTGCGCGATGCGGGCGGGGTGGCCCTGTCCGAGGCGCAGATTTCGGCAGGTTTCCTTGAGCGGCACGGCGTTGCTGCATCGCGGATCATGCTGGAGGAGCAGTCGCGGACGACGGCCGAGAATGCGCGGCGCAGCATTGCGGGTGCGCCGGTTGCCGAGGGGGAGGTGTGGGTTCTGGTGACGAGCGCTTTTCACATGCCCCGCGCAATGCAGAGCTTTCAGGCGGCGGGATGGACGGGGCTGGTTCCCTTTCCTGTGGATTATCGCAGTGGCCCTGTCATTGACGGGATCGGATGGGATCTGGCCAGGAATCTGGAGCTGCTGAACATCGCCCTGCGGGAATGGGTCGGGCGGCTGGCCTATCGCATATTGCAGCGCTGA
- a CDS encoding glycosyltransferase family 25 protein: protein MTAPFALFVVAHPAFRQRYEYITRHLAARSKQTPRLVGIVGRDVLAATPDLPRRSSILPGELGCALSHLSAYRTMVAENIPRAVVMEDDAALPEGFDDLARAVLADLRRGEVISFHSPNRQPNLYSSHGARSVGGSLLVTPMQARSVRTTLCYAIDLGAARGILRGNDPVEFCADDFDAFHARGFVNHLRILSPSAVDLAAFESVMEYRRKANAMRIVARLLNRTPGVREILRLRRHHLHMSGDRNHRIVPDPSPLMVGNPAYEEMQGVN, encoded by the coding sequence ATGACTGCGCCCTTTGCCCTTTTTGTTGTGGCCCATCCCGCCTTTCGCCAGCGATATGAATATATCACGCGCCATCTGGCCGCGCGGTCAAAGCAGACGCCGCGCCTTGTTGGCATTGTGGGGCGGGATGTATTGGCGGCGACGCCCGATCTGCCGCGCCGTTCAAGTATTTTGCCGGGCGAGCTTGGCTGTGCGCTGTCGCATCTGTCGGCCTATCGGACGATGGTGGCTGAAAACATCCCGCGCGCTGTGGTGATGGAGGATGATGCGGCGCTGCCCGAAGGGTTTGACGATCTTGCCCGCGCGGTTCTGGCGGACCTGCGGCGGGGCGAGGTTATCTCGTTCCACAGCCCGAACCGGCAGCCGAACCTGTATTCGTCGCATGGCGCGCGCAGCGTCGGGGGCAGTCTGCTTGTGACGCCGATGCAGGCCCGATCCGTGCGCACGACGCTGTGCTATGCGATCGATCTTGGCGCGGCGCGGGGTATTCTGCGTGGCAACGATCCCGTGGAATTCTGCGCCGATGATTTTGACGCCTTCCATGCGCGGGGATTTGTCAATCACCTGCGCATTCTGAGCCCGTCGGCGGTGGATCTTGCGGCGTTCGAATCCGTGATGGAATATCGGCGCAAGGCGAATGCGATGCGGATCGTCGCCCGGTTGTTGAACCGCACCCCTGGTGTTCGTGAGATACTTCGGCTGCGGCGGCATCATCTGCACATGTCAGGGGACCGCAATCATCGGATCGTGCCGGACCCGTCGCCGCTGATGGTGGGAAATCCGGCATATGAAGAGATGCAGGGTGTGAATTGA
- a CDS encoding glutathione S-transferase family protein produces MLVNGKWIAKWDPVQAKDEQGGFVRQVSTFRNWITRDGSPGPTGQGGFRAEAGRYHLYVGLICPWASRTLMARKLKQLEDVISLSIVEPELTDEGWHFVAGADAINQATYMHEIYTRADPAVNGRATIPVLWDKQTQTIVNNESADILRIFNSGFGTLANGPDLYPADLAAQIDALNDAIYPALNNGVYRAGFATTQAAYESAFHDVFAMLNTLETRLSDGRAWLHGDRLTETDIRAFVTLIRFDAAYHGLFKCNLRQLADYPHLTAYTARVYRLPGIAETVSIDHIKRGYYSIKALNPKGIVPLGPRLDWLDAL; encoded by the coding sequence ATGCTCGTGAACGGCAAATGGATCGCAAAATGGGATCCGGTTCAGGCCAAGGATGAACAGGGCGGCTTCGTGCGGCAGGTTTCCACCTTCCGCAACTGGATCACCCGCGATGGCAGCCCCGGCCCCACGGGCCAAGGCGGTTTCCGCGCCGAGGCCGGCCGCTATCACCTCTATGTCGGCCTCATCTGCCCCTGGGCCAGCCGCACGCTCATGGCACGCAAGCTCAAGCAGCTTGAAGACGTCATCTCCCTCTCCATCGTCGAACCCGAACTCACCGATGAAGGCTGGCACTTTGTCGCCGGGGCAGATGCCATAAACCAAGCCACTTACATGCATGAAATCTATACGCGCGCCGATCCGGCCGTGAACGGCCGCGCCACTATTCCGGTCCTGTGGGACAAACAAACCCAAACTATCGTCAACAACGAAAGCGCCGACATCCTGCGCATTTTCAATTCGGGCTTCGGGACACTCGCCAACGGCCCCGATCTCTACCCCGCCGATCTGGCGGCCCAGATCGACGCGCTGAACGATGCGATCTATCCCGCGCTGAACAACGGCGTCTATCGCGCGGGCTTTGCCACCACGCAGGCCGCCTATGAATCCGCCTTCCACGATGTCTTTGCCATGCTGAATACGCTGGAGACCCGGCTTTCCGACGGGCGCGCATGGCTTCATGGCGACCGATTGACCGAGACGGACATCCGCGCCTTCGTCACGCTGATCCGCTTTGACGCCGCCTATCACGGCCTGTTCAAATGCAACCTGCGACAGCTGGCCGATTATCCCCACCTGACCGCCTACACCGCCCGCGTCTACCGCCTGCCCGGCATCGCCGAGACAGTCAGCATCGATCACATCAAGCGCGGCTACTATTCGATCAAGGCGCTCAACCCCAAGGGCATCGTACCGCTTGGGCCAAGGCTGGATTGGCTGGACGCCCTGTAA
- a CDS encoding DeoR/GlpR family DNA-binding transcription regulator: MALSFRQTEILEIARAEGRVVVEDLAQRFDVTLQTIRRDLTDLADMGHLDRVHGGAVPRTGVTNLGYEQRRQMNEAAKSAIARACAAAIPENCSLIMNLGTTTEAVARELLTHRNITVVTNNMNVANTLAANPGCEIMVAGGALRRSDGGLVGELTTQFFEQFKVDYAVIGASALDQDGDLLDFDLAEVRVSKAIIRQARKVFLVCDHSKLDRSAPARLASLSEVTTLFTDQPLPPELARKCAEWGTGVVVAG, from the coding sequence ATGGCGCTGAGTTTCCGTCAGACCGAGATCCTTGAGATTGCCCGCGCCGAGGGGCGGGTGGTCGTCGAGGATCTGGCGCAGCGCTTTGATGTGACCTTGCAGACGATCCGGCGCGATCTTACGGATCTGGCGGATATGGGCCATCTGGACCGGGTGCATGGCGGGGCGGTACCGCGCACCGGGGTGACGAACCTTGGCTATGAGCAGCGCCGCCAGATGAACGAGGCGGCGAAGTCCGCCATCGCACGGGCCTGTGCGGCGGCGATCCCGGAGAACTGTTCGCTGATCATGAACCTTGGCACCACGACCGAGGCGGTGGCGCGGGAATTGCTGACCCATCGCAATATCACGGTGGTGACCAACAACATGAACGTGGCCAACACGCTGGCCGCCAATCCGGGCTGCGAGATCATGGTGGCGGGTGGCGCGCTGCGGCGGTCGGATGGCGGGTTGGTGGGGGAGCTGACGACGCAGTTTTTTGAGCAGTTCAAGGTAGATTACGCGGTGATTGGCGCGTCGGCGCTGGATCAGGACGGCGATCTGCTGGATTTCGATCTGGCCGAGGTGCGGGTGTCGAAGGCGATCATCCGGCAGGCGCGCAAGGTGTTTCTGGTCTGCGACCATTCCAAGCTGGACCGGAGCGCACCGGCACGGCTGGCGTCGCTGTCGGAGGTGACGACTTTGTTCACGGATCAGCCTCTGCCGCCCGAACTGGCGCGGAAATGTGCCGAATGGGGGACCGGGGTGGTGGTTGCCGGGTGA
- the xrtD gene encoding VPLPA-CTERM-specific exosortase XrtD, giving the protein MQVMGLFWLTVSLIGAFVLFWPGITLLFAVWQMPEYSHGPLIPVLSGLLFLRQLKTEPILHGPVNRWPGLALLAVSVFFGILGQMVETPMVTATALILWFGAILLICFGWEQGKRFWPPILHLGFMLPLPSSTYYTVSITLQLISAELGVWLLRLADVPVFLDGYIIDLGVIKMHVAEACSGLRYLFPILSFSYIFAILYRGSFTMKAIMLLSAAPIAVVMNSARIAIAGLIVQYQGPEHLEGFSHFFEGWVIFLLSVLMLFGLARLLLILQRRHTTLVDALDLDFSGLVPQARRILLVEPSRALAVFAIVTVGAAVLWQVFPTVRTVEPPRAELGSFPTQIGSWTGGERQSLDPAVAQTLQAQDYALMSFTAGPDATVEVFAAWFRDQTTSGAHSPEVCLPNSGWEFASFDRRDIGMEMGLNKPFPINRALIQKGEDRLLVYYFFLQNGRQVAWDFGSKLWLLWDSVLYGRKDGGLVRLVTPVARGEDEASADLRLQDMARELDGRLPRFFPGRD; this is encoded by the coding sequence ATGCAAGTTATGGGCCTGTTCTGGCTGACCGTGTCCCTGATCGGCGCTTTTGTGCTGTTCTGGCCGGGCATCACGCTTCTCTTCGCTGTCTGGCAGATGCCTGAATACAGCCACGGGCCGCTTATTCCCGTGCTGTCAGGCCTGCTTTTCCTGCGCCAACTCAAGACCGAACCGATCCTGCACGGACCCGTGAACCGCTGGCCGGGGCTGGCCCTGCTGGCCGTGTCCGTCTTCTTCGGCATCCTTGGCCAGATGGTGGAAACGCCGATGGTCACCGCCACGGCGCTGATCCTGTGGTTCGGCGCAATCCTGCTCATCTGCTTTGGCTGGGAACAGGGAAAGCGCTTCTGGCCGCCGATCCTGCATCTGGGCTTCATGCTGCCCCTGCCAAGCTCCACCTATTACACCGTGTCCATCACGCTTCAGCTCATCTCGGCCGAATTGGGCGTCTGGCTGCTGCGGTTGGCCGATGTGCCGGTGTTTCTGGATGGCTACATCATCGACCTCGGCGTCATAAAGATGCACGTGGCCGAGGCCTGCTCGGGCCTGCGCTATCTGTTCCCGATCCTCAGCTTTTCCTACATCTTCGCGATCCTCTATCGCGGCTCCTTCACCATGAAGGCCATCATGCTGCTGTCGGCGGCCCCCATCGCTGTGGTGATGAACTCGGCGCGCATCGCCATCGCCGGGCTGATCGTGCAGTATCAGGGGCCAGAACATCTCGAGGGGTTTTCGCACTTCTTCGAAGGCTGGGTGATCTTCCTGCTCTCGGTGCTGATGCTCTTTGGCCTGGCCCGCCTGCTGCTGATATTGCAGCGCCGGCACACGACATTGGTCGACGCGCTTGATCTGGATTTCTCCGGTCTGGTCCCGCAGGCCCGCCGCATCCTGCTGGTCGAACCGTCGCGCGCACTGGCGGTCTTTGCCATCGTCACCGTCGGGGCCGCCGTGCTGTGGCAGGTCTTCCCCACTGTCCGCACGGTCGAACCGCCCCGGGCCGAGCTTGGCTCCTTCCCCACCCAGATCGGAAGCTGGACCGGTGGCGAGCGCCAGTCGCTCGATCCCGCCGTCGCCCAGACGCTGCAAGCGCAGGATTACGCGTTGATGTCCTTCACCGCAGGCCCCGATGCCACGGTCGAGGTTTTCGCCGCATGGTTCCGCGATCAGACAACCAGTGGCGCGCATTCCCCCGAGGTGTGCCTTCCCAATTCAGGCTGGGAATTCGCCTCGTTCGACCGGCGCGATATCGGCATGGAAATGGGCCTGAACAAACCTTTCCCAATCAACCGCGCCCTGATCCAGAAGGGCGAAGATCGCCTGCTCGTCTATTACTTCTTCCTGCAAAACGGGCGGCAGGTCGCCTGGGACTTCGGGTCGAAGCTCTGGCTCCTTTGGGACAGCGTGCTTTACGGGCGCAAGGATGGCGGGCTTGTCCGCCTTGTCACCCCCGTCGCGCGCGGCGAAGACGAGGCATCCGCCGACCTTCGGCTTCAGGACATGGCCCGCGAACTTGACGGCCGCCTCCCGCGCTTCTTCCCCGGCCGCGACTGA
- a CDS encoding glycosyltransferase family 4 protein, with the protein MITANAAWNIWNFRRPIVQSLLQAGHRVTVLAPADDMLTDLQRIGCAVVPLKMDVRGLNPVADLALVRRFRAIFREQRPDVVLSFTIKNNIFGGLAARLTGMPFVPNVTGLGTAFLSGWLLQRIAEALYRMAFRGLPVVFFENDDDRALFEARGMLRPGQARVLPGTGIDLAHYGAVPMPGHAPEAPVFLMVARLLRDKGVIEFVEAARRIKAEYPQARFQLLGPAGVQNRTAIHLDEVQRWVDDGIIDYLGTRTDVRPLLQAADCVVLPSYREGAPRTLIEASAMARPVIATDVAGCRAVVDADITGFMCQPRDAESLAAAMRRFLHLSPEARAEMGAAARRKMEREFDERIVIAAYHDAVRAVTARG; encoded by the coding sequence ATGATCACGGCCAATGCGGCCTGGAACATCTGGAACTTTCGCCGCCCTATCGTGCAGTCGCTGTTGCAAGCCGGGCATCGGGTGACAGTGCTGGCCCCTGCCGATGATATGCTGACAGATTTGCAGCGGATCGGCTGCGCGGTGGTGCCGCTGAAGATGGATGTGCGCGGGCTGAACCCGGTGGCCGATCTGGCGCTGGTGCGGCGGTTTCGGGCGATCTTTCGCGAACAGCGGCCCGACGTGGTGCTGAGCTTTACGATCAAGAACAACATCTTTGGCGGATTGGCCGCGCGGTTGACCGGCATGCCCTTCGTGCCGAATGTGACCGGGCTTGGCACGGCGTTTCTGTCCGGCTGGCTGCTTCAGCGGATTGCCGAGGCACTGTACCGGATGGCGTTCCGGGGGCTGCCGGTGGTGTTTTTCGAGAATGACGATGACCGCGCGCTGTTCGAAGCGCGCGGGATGCTGCGGCCGGGGCAGGCGCGGGTTTTGCCGGGCACCGGGATTGATCTGGCGCATTATGGGGCGGTCCCGATGCCGGGACATGCGCCCGAGGCCCCGGTTTTTCTAATGGTGGCCCGGCTGCTGCGCGACAAGGGCGTGATCGAGTTTGTCGAGGCGGCGCGCCGTATCAAGGCAGAGTATCCGCAGGCGCGGTTTCAATTGCTTGGGCCGGCCGGGGTGCAGAACCGGACGGCGATCCATCTGGACGAGGTGCAGCGCTGGGTGGATGACGGGATCATCGACTATCTGGGCACGCGAACCGACGTGAGGCCACTGTTGCAGGCGGCGGATTGCGTTGTGCTTCCATCCTATCGCGAAGGCGCGCCGCGCACGCTGATCGAGGCCTCTGCCATGGCGCGGCCGGTGATCGCGACCGATGTGGCGGGGTGCCGCGCGGTGGTGGATGCGGATATCACCGGGTTCATGTGCCAGCCACGCGATGCAGAGAGCCTCGCCGCGGCGATGCGCCGTTTCCTGCACCTGTCGCCCGAGGCGCGGGCCGAAATGGGGGCCGCCGCGCGCCGCAAGATGGAGCGGGAGTTCGACGAAAGGATCGTCATCGCTGCCTATCATGATGCGGTGCGGGCTGTGACCGCGCGGGGTTGA
- a CDS encoding VOC family protein translates to MHTAAAPMEIGRVTLTVHDLARSADFYARALGLAKLTADAAQVTLGAGNRALITLIADPAARLRSPREAGLFHTAFLLPDRAALARWLHHVASTRLPLQGASDHKVSEAIYLADPEGNGIEVYVDRPRAQWTKQDGSIQMATDPLDLDDLAAAADGPWTGAPDGTVVGHVHLQVGDVAQAQAFYTGTLGFPVTATYPGAAFYGSGGYHHHLATNVWNSRGAGPRTPSTGLTNVEILADATALAAIAARSDGQTRLTDPWGTQITLTEKR, encoded by the coding sequence ATGCACACCGCCGCAGCCCCGATGGAAATCGGACGGGTCACGCTTACAGTCCATGATCTGGCCCGCAGCGCCGATTTCTACGCCCGCGCGCTCGGCCTGGCGAAGCTGACCGCCGATGCCGCACAGGTCACTCTCGGTGCAGGCAACCGGGCACTGATCACGCTGATCGCCGATCCCGCCGCGCGGCTCCGCTCCCCGCGCGAGGCCGGCCTGTTCCACACCGCCTTTCTTCTGCCAGACCGCGCCGCCCTTGCCCGCTGGCTGCACCACGTGGCCAGCACCCGCCTGCCCCTTCAGGGCGCATCCGATCACAAAGTGTCCGAGGCGATCTATCTCGCCGATCCCGAAGGCAACGGGATCGAAGTCTATGTCGACCGCCCCCGCGCGCAATGGACCAAACAGGACGGCTCCATCCAGATGGCGACCGATCCGCTTGACCTTGACGATCTCGCCGCCGCCGCCGATGGCCCTTGGACAGGCGCACCCGATGGCACGGTCGTGGGCCATGTCCACCTGCAAGTGGGCGATGTCGCGCAAGCGCAGGCCTTCTATACCGGCACACTCGGCTTTCCCGTGACCGCCACCTATCCCGGCGCGGCCTTCTACGGGTCAGGCGGCTATCACCATCACCTCGCCACCAATGTCTGGAACAGCCGCGGCGCGGGCCCCCGCACCCCCTCGACCGGCCTGACCAATGTGGAAATCCTCGCAGACGCCACCGCCCTTGCCGCTATCGCCGCGCGCAGCGATGGCCAAACACGGCTGACCGATCCCTGGGGCACCCAGATCACCCTGACGGAGAAACGCTGA
- a CDS encoding AAA family ATPase: MGSILDIYTGYFGLSARPFAIAPDPDMLFWSMTHRRAYSLMEYAIVTRAPITLVTGEVGAGKTLLVQHLLRNVGDDVVFGLVSQVRGKAEDVLPWVLLALGEPAEPDDSMVELFSRFEERLIQEYAAGRRVVLVFDEAQNLSDQALEQIRTLTNMNTGTDELLQVFLVGQSGLRDRIVNSALQPLAQRIGAACHLPAMDALTTGEYVRHRLKAVGGNDELFTDDAVDLVHERTGGLARLVNQLCDFSMVYAFSKGNPQIDKMTVMQVINDGVFFGGQALTALADQDDVAHLPMFRARTAPLD; the protein is encoded by the coding sequence ATGGGTAGTATCCTTGACATCTACACTGGCTATTTCGGGCTGAGCGCCCGGCCATTTGCCATCGCGCCGGACCCGGACATGCTGTTCTGGTCGATGACCCATCGCCGGGCCTATTCGCTTATGGAATATGCCATCGTGACCCGTGCACCGATCACTTTGGTGACGGGTGAGGTTGGGGCGGGAAAGACGCTGCTGGTGCAGCATTTGTTGCGAAATGTGGGTGATGACGTGGTCTTCGGGCTGGTGTCGCAGGTGCGTGGCAAGGCCGAGGATGTGCTGCCTTGGGTGCTTCTGGCGCTGGGTGAACCGGCCGAGCCGGATGACAGCATGGTGGAGCTTTTTTCGCGCTTTGAGGAGCGTCTGATACAGGAATATGCCGCCGGGCGGCGGGTGGTGCTGGTGTTCGACGAGGCGCAGAATCTTTCGGATCAGGCGCTGGAACAGATTCGCACGCTGACCAACATGAACACCGGCACGGACGAGTTGTTGCAGGTGTTTCTGGTGGGGCAATCGGGGCTGCGTGACCGAATCGTCAATTCGGCGCTTCAGCCGCTTGCCCAAAGAATCGGCGCTGCCTGCCATTTACCCGCCATGGATGCGCTGACGACAGGCGAATATGTCCGGCATCGGCTGAAGGCCGTGGGCGGCAACGACGAACTGTTCACCGATGATGCGGTTGACCTTGTGCATGAGCGCACCGGCGGGTTGGCGCGGTTGGTGAACCAGTTGTGCGATTTTTCGATGGTCTATGCCTTTAGCAAGGGCAACCCGCAGATCGACAAGATGACGGTCATGCAGGTGATCAATGACGGGGTGTTCTTTGGCGGGCAGGCGCTGACGGCGCTGGCAGATCAGGATGACGTCGCACATCTGCCTATGTTCCGCGCCCGCACGGCACCGCTGGACTGA